The following coding sequences lie in one Populus trichocarpa isolate Nisqually-1 chromosome 14, P.trichocarpa_v4.1, whole genome shotgun sequence genomic window:
- the LOC7455687 gene encoding 60S ribosomal protein L32-1: MAVPLLTKKIVKKRVKKFKRPQSDRKISVKTNWRRPKGIDSRVRRKFKGCTLMPNIGYGSDKKTRHYLPNGFKKFVVHNVKELEVLMMHNRTYCAEIAHNVSTRKRKEIVERAAQLDVVVTNKLARLRSQEDE, translated from the exons ATGGCTGTTCCTTTGCTGACGAAGAAGATAGTGAAGAAGCGGGTCAAGAAGTTTAAGAGGCCTCAAAGTGACCGCAAGATTTCTGTGAAG ACAAACTGGAGGAGGCCCAAGGGTATCGATTCAAGGGTCAGGAGGAAGTTCAAAGGATGCACTTTGATGCCCAACATTGGTTATGGCTCAGACAAGAAGACTCGCCACTATCTCCCTAATGGATTTAAAAAGTTTGTTGTGCACAACGTCAAGGAGCTTGAAGTTTTGATGATGCACAACAG AACTTACTGTGCTGAGATTGCCCACAATGTATCCACCCGGAAGAGGAAGGAGATTGTCGAGCGAGCAGCGCAGTTGGATGTTGTTGTCACCAACAAGCTTGCTAGGTTGCGCAGCCAGGAGGACGAGTAA